The bacterium genome contains a region encoding:
- a CDS encoding methyl-accepting chemotaxis protein yields the protein MSHQMGMAKKLTGYFLAFGLIPMAVFALIAYQAAKVSEKKTAAQFENVAFNIADKIDRNLFERYGDVQAFGFNRIVRDRSLWYKPGEGNDIVSAMNQFVDTYDLYYLTILVDTQGKVIAVNSRDRDGKPVNSNFIYGQDYSYSPWFRACAQKQFTSRMPFTAKGNDVSDGTFIEDVMVDRDVQRAYPSSSGMALGFSAPVYDDAGKVIAYWSNRFNFDFVEAFFVAAYQELKTAGFNTAEFLALDGEGRVIVDYAPIRTGSNDVKHDPAVILKETPGRAGYEVVQAAVEGKSGSGYLDNPRDGGVSYAVGYRHLVGALGFPGMNWSVVVQVKRSEAAAEVLTMERWMGGLAVVFLLLNITLGFYVGRRFSRPIERSALDLSQSAEQVTNAARQISQSSSTLADGANRQAAAIEETSSSLETIMSTTRRNADNMKSAAQLAGESRRLTLQSAEGACEMERAMQAIRGASDQTSRVLKSIDEIAFQTNLLALNAAVEAARAGEAGKGFAVVAEEVRNLALRAAEAARTTGELVEENVKRVADGVKVVDDLKNALDVVVQSSDKVTALTQEVAVASDEQVHGIEQVNAGTQQMSEVTQTTAANAEESASAAEELNGHAESMHGVVAAMVQIVHGTR from the coding sequence GTGTCTCATCAGATGGGTATGGCCAAGAAGTTGACAGGGTATTTCCTCGCTTTTGGATTGATTCCCATGGCGGTATTCGCCCTGATCGCTTATCAGGCAGCCAAAGTCAGCGAGAAGAAAACTGCGGCCCAGTTCGAAAACGTTGCCTTCAACATCGCGGACAAGATTGACCGCAATCTCTTTGAGCGGTACGGCGACGTTCAGGCATTCGGTTTCAATCGCATAGTACGGGATCGGTCCCTATGGTATAAGCCGGGTGAAGGAAACGACATCGTATCGGCCATGAATCAGTTTGTGGATACCTATGATCTGTACTATCTGACGATTCTCGTGGACACCCAGGGCAAAGTGATCGCAGTCAACTCTCGCGACCGGGACGGCAAACCGGTGAATTCAAACTTCATCTATGGCCAGGACTACTCCTATTCCCCCTGGTTTCGAGCCTGCGCCCAGAAGCAGTTCACCTCCCGCATGCCGTTCACCGCAAAGGGAAATGACGTCTCCGATGGCACCTTCATCGAGGACGTGATGGTGGACCGCGATGTGCAGCGGGCGTATCCATCCAGTAGCGGTATGGCCCTCGGATTCTCGGCTCCCGTCTACGATGATGCCGGAAAAGTGATCGCCTATTGGAGCAACCGCTTCAACTTCGATTTTGTAGAAGCCTTCTTCGTTGCTGCCTATCAGGAACTCAAAACCGCGGGTTTCAATACGGCGGAGTTCCTGGCGCTGGATGGAGAGGGCCGGGTGATCGTAGACTATGCTCCGATCCGGACGGGCTCCAACGATGTGAAGCACGATCCGGCCGTTATCCTGAAGGAAACTCCGGGTCGTGCCGGATATGAAGTCGTTCAGGCGGCTGTTGAAGGTAAAAGCGGTTCCGGCTACCTGGATAATCCACGGGATGGCGGCGTATCCTACGCCGTCGGCTACCGACATCTGGTCGGCGCATTGGGTTTCCCCGGTATGAACTGGTCGGTAGTGGTACAGGTAAAGCGTAGCGAGGCAGCCGCTGAAGTGTTAACAATGGAGCGCTGGATGGGGGGGCTGGCCGTGGTGTTCCTCCTCTTGAACATTACCCTCGGTTTCTATGTCGGCCGGCGTTTCAGCCGACCAATTGAGCGGTCCGCACTGGACCTCTCCCAATCCGCCGAGCAGGTTACCAACGCGGCGCGTCAAATCTCGCAGAGTAGTTCCACTCTGGCCGACGGAGCGAACCGGCAAGCCGCCGCCATTGAGGAAACGTCTTCCTCGCTCGAAACCATTATGTCAACCACGCGACGAAATGCGGACAATATGAAGAGCGCCGCCCAACTGGCCGGAGAATCTCGTCGCCTCACATTGCAATCGGCCGAAGGTGCGTGTGAGATGGAACGCGCCATGCAGGCGATCCGCGGCGCATCGGATCAGACCTCTCGTGTCCTGAAGAGCATTGATGAGATTGCCTTCCAAACCAATTTGCTCGCACTCAATGCAGCGGTTGAAGCCGCTCGCGCCGGCGAGGCCGGAAAGGGTTTTGCCGTCGTTGCCGAAGAAGTGCGCAATCTCGCGCTCCGCGCGGCCGAGGCGGCGCGCACTACGGGAGAACTGGTCGAGGAAAACGTGAAGCGTGTCGCCGATGGAGTGAAGGTGGTTGACGATCTGAAAAATGCCTTGGATGTGGTGGTGCAATCCAGCGACAAGGTGACCGCGCTGACGCAGGAAGTGGCTGTGGCATCCGATGAACAGGTGCATGGCATCGAACAAGTCAATGCCGGAACCCAACAAATGAGCGAGGTTACGCAGACCACGGCCGCCAACGCCGAGGAAAGTGCATCCGCTGCCGAAGAAC
- a CDS encoding MFS transporter, with the protein MRSRFLPQGLWPLWAAGFVSTVGDSLHQVAIMWLIYELTGSKLATGLIGMAQYLPAVFFGVFAGALVDRWNRKRVMIVADAARVLLVALIPTLYLLGQMTGLVLGLLAFSVALFTTTFYPARESIVPQIVERAELTRASSVLQGSYGFAYFTGPVLAAVLLPWAKLSGLFYADALSYLVSLGFLLILRPRPSTDNGFPAIHTLYSVREGLTYAGKSGLIRGLLLVTAVDNLFIMGPALVGTPLYVRLHLGLGAQAFAATQGAFALGMVIGSLLAHRYASRLPRGRLLLWAIIYDGITFVPFLFTSSLTPCLIVWLIHSIGVPFILVPRTTLVQTEVPERFQGRVFSLVNLTVVGFTAISCGLTGLAAEIMPSHWLFAIIGVSATVVGGAGWLFRDLRRAR; encoded by the coding sequence ATGCGAAGTCGCTTTTTGCCGCAAGGTCTGTGGCCGCTGTGGGCGGCGGGATTCGTCTCCACCGTGGGGGACTCGCTGCATCAGGTGGCGATCATGTGGCTGATCTACGAGCTCACCGGCTCGAAACTGGCCACCGGATTGATCGGCATGGCCCAGTATCTTCCGGCGGTCTTCTTCGGAGTATTCGCCGGAGCGCTGGTGGACCGGTGGAATCGCAAGCGGGTGATGATCGTGGCCGACGCCGCGCGAGTGCTGCTGGTGGCGCTGATTCCGACTCTCTATCTGCTGGGCCAGATGACGGGTCTCGTGCTCGGACTGCTGGCTTTCTCGGTTGCCCTGTTCACGACGACGTTCTATCCCGCCCGCGAGTCCATCGTTCCTCAGATCGTGGAACGCGCGGAGCTGACGCGCGCCAGCTCGGTTTTGCAGGGATCGTATGGATTCGCCTACTTCACGGGCCCCGTTTTGGCGGCGGTTCTGCTGCCGTGGGCGAAGCTCAGCGGACTTTTCTACGCCGATGCTCTCAGTTATCTGGTATCGCTTGGTTTTCTGTTGATTCTGAGACCGCGCCCGTCCACCGATAATGGATTCCCCGCGATCCACACGTTGTATTCCGTGCGCGAGGGATTGACCTATGCCGGGAAGAGCGGACTGATTCGCGGACTTCTGCTGGTCACCGCCGTGGATAATCTCTTCATCATGGGTCCGGCGCTGGTGGGTACGCCACTCTACGTGCGACTGCACCTCGGGCTGGGGGCGCAGGCGTTCGCGGCGACGCAGGGCGCGTTTGCGCTCGGCATGGTGATTGGAAGTCTGCTGGCTCATCGCTACGCATCCCGTCTGCCGCGCGGGCGACTGCTCCTGTGGGCGATCATCTACGACGGAATCACGTTCGTTCCGTTTCTGTTCACGTCCTCGCTCACGCCCTGTCTGATCGTGTGGCTCATCCACAGCATCGGCGTTCCGTTCATTCTCGTTCCCCGCACTACACTCGTTCAAACGGAAGTGCCCGAACGATTTCAGGGCCGCGTCTTCAGTCTCGTTAATCTCACCGTGGTGGGCTTCACCGCGATCAGTTGCGGGCTGACCGGTCTGGCCGCCGAGATCATGCCATCGCACTGGCTGTTTGCGATCATTGGAGTGAGCGCGACCGTCGTCGGCGGAGCGGGTTGGCTTTTCCGCGATTTACGTCGGGCCCGCTGA